A single window of Sulfitobacter sp. JL08 DNA harbors:
- a CDS encoding TRAP transporter large permease: protein MLFPTLQDQTVVLGWDFYGPVLLFVVLCALAIPIWASIGAAAILMLLLSGALPLSLLGESLFDGIDAFALTAVPLFILTGDVLVRTGLSRKFLNVAEALTCWTKGGFGSATVLVCGMFSAISGSDAAGAAAVGRMTIDRLVESGYPRPYACALVAAGACTGVLIPPSIAYIIIGLVLGISASTLFIAALIPGVAILVAILVTNLVMNRIYAYEGGGQMTMGEWAGNLGRAIASGWYAFLVPGIIFYGIFSGRLTPTEAGATAVIVTIILGFILRTLRFSDFPAMLISSAKVNGVILPIIAFSLPLAQALAIMGVPQGFVSSVSALTDDPTMLILLMIGILILAGCVMETTPNIVILAPILKPLADSIGMHEIQFCIMMITALGVGFITPPLGLNLFVVSGITGESVLRIASRVGPFVFFMLLVTLLIAYVPAISLTMLPDNLR, encoded by the coding sequence ATGCTTTTTCCAACATTACAAGACCAGACCGTTGTTCTGGGATGGGATTTTTACGGACCGGTTCTGCTGTTCGTGGTGCTGTGCGCCCTTGCCATTCCGATCTGGGCCTCGATCGGGGCTGCCGCCATTCTGATGCTGTTGCTGTCAGGCGCGCTGCCGTTGTCACTGCTGGGGGAATCCCTGTTTGACGGCATTGATGCCTTCGCACTGACTGCCGTGCCGCTGTTCATTCTGACGGGGGATGTGCTTGTTCGCACCGGGCTTAGCCGGAAATTCCTGAACGTCGCCGAAGCGCTGACCTGCTGGACCAAGGGCGGCTTCGGATCGGCCACGGTGCTGGTCTGCGGTATGTTTTCCGCGATTTCGGGTTCCGACGCGGCCGGGGCTGCGGCCGTCGGGCGCATGACAATCGACCGGTTGGTCGAATCCGGCTATCCGCGCCCCTACGCCTGTGCCCTGGTTGCGGCGGGCGCCTGTACCGGCGTTCTGATCCCGCCGTCAATTGCCTATATCATCATCGGTCTTGTTCTGGGGATATCCGCATCCACCCTGTTTATCGCCGCGCTGATCCCCGGTGTTGCGATCCTTGTCGCCATCCTTGTCACCAATCTGGTGATGAACCGGATCTACGCCTATGAAGGTGGCGGCCAGATGACGATGGGCGAATGGGCCGGCAATCTGGGCCGCGCCATTGCCAGCGGATGGTACGCTTTTCTGGTGCCGGGAATCATTTTCTACGGCATCTTTTCGGGTCGCCTGACACCGACCGAAGCGGGCGCAACAGCGGTGATCGTCACCATCATTCTGGGTTTCATCCTGCGCACGCTCAGGTTTTCGGATTTTCCGGCGATGCTGATCAGTTCGGCCAAGGTGAACGGTGTGATCCTGCCGATCATCGCGTTTTCCCTGCCGCTGGCACAGGCGCTGGCGATCATGGGGGTGCCGCAGGGGTTCGTGTCTTCCGTATCGGCCCTGACCGATGATCCGACAATGTTGATCCTGCTGATGATCGGTATCCTGATCCTTGCCGGCTGCGTGATGGAAACCACGCCCAATATCGTGATCCTTGCCCCGATCCTCAAGCCGCTGGCGGATTCGATCGGGATGCACGAAATCCAGTTCTGTATCATGATGATCACCGCGCTGGGTGTCGGCTTCATCACACCACCTTTGGGCCTTAACCTGTTTGTCGTGTCCGGAATTACGGGAGAATCCGTTCTTCGCATTGCGTCACGGGTGGGTCCGTTTGTATTCTTCATGCTGCTCGTGACTTTGCTGATTGCCTATGTTCCGGCAATCTCGCTGACGATGCTGCCCGACAACTTGCGATAA
- a CDS encoding SDR family NAD(P)-dependent oxidoreductase: protein MADLFDVSGKTVCVTGASSGLGRAAATLLAARGANVVGIARRADALQGWQDDTAGKTAAVVADLSDRAALSGIAEQAAQPFGAPDILINAAGLNNREPAEDVSAAGWDDTINLNLATPFFLAQAMVPAMKARGWGRIINFASLQSRRAFANSISYGASKGGVEQLTRAMAQAWSPHGITANALAPGFFRTELTGPVFDNPELAQRNADQTCIGRNGEPSDLDGPLLFFCGAASDYVTGQLLFVDGGFTAK from the coding sequence ATGGCGGACCTGTTCGATGTCAGCGGTAAAACGGTCTGCGTGACCGGCGCCAGTTCCGGACTGGGGCGGGCTGCTGCCACATTGCTGGCGGCGCGGGGCGCAAATGTCGTTGGCATCGCGCGGCGCGCCGATGCTTTGCAGGGATGGCAGGATGATACCGCAGGAAAGACAGCCGCCGTTGTGGCTGATCTGTCAGATCGTGCGGCCTTGTCCGGCATTGCAGAACAGGCGGCGCAGCCTTTTGGCGCGCCTGATATCCTGATCAATGCGGCGGGCCTGAACAATCGTGAACCGGCCGAAGACGTAAGTGCGGCGGGCTGGGACGACACGATCAACCTGAACCTTGCAACGCCGTTTTTTCTGGCTCAGGCAATGGTGCCGGCGATGAAGGCGCGCGGCTGGGGGCGGATCATAAACTTTGCGTCACTGCAATCGCGCCGCGCCTTTGCCAATTCGATCAGTTATGGCGCGTCCAAAGGCGGTGTGGAACAGCTGACACGGGCCATGGCCCAGGCGTGGTCGCCCCATGGCATTACCGCCAACGCGCTGGCCCCGGGTTTTTTTCGCACCGAACTGACCGGACCTGTCTTTGACAACCCCGAATTGGCGCAAAGGAATGCCGATCAAACCTGCATCGGGCGCAACGGCGAACCCAGTGATCTGGATGGTCCGTTGCTGTTCTTCTGCGGGGCCGCGTCGGATTATGTGACAGGGCAACTTCTGTTTGTGGACGGGGGATTTACCGCAA
- a CDS encoding TRAP transporter small permease, translated as MGQFLSNLNKNAERWALLFFYVLLVVTMFVEVIRREVFSYSSIWGEEIVRYSFIYLAWIGAASAVRERAHIRIDVIMHYVSRRTKAMIYILGDIVMFAVAVIALYWSFETVLVSLKFGSVSHGLRVSMVWFLAAVPIGFSLLILRLVQSFLRDVADLRAGKPVYEGDKLFD; from the coding sequence ATGGGACAATTCCTGAGCAATTTGAACAAGAACGCAGAGCGCTGGGCGCTGCTGTTTTTCTACGTGCTGCTGGTGGTGACAATGTTTGTCGAAGTCATCCGGCGCGAAGTGTTTTCCTATTCGTCGATCTGGGGCGAAGAGATTGTGCGCTATTCTTTCATTTATCTGGCATGGATCGGTGCCGCATCCGCGGTACGCGAACGCGCGCATATCCGCATCGACGTGATCATGCATTACGTGTCACGCCGCACCAAGGCGATGATCTATATCCTGGGCGATATCGTGATGTTCGCGGTCGCTGTGATCGCGCTTTACTGGTCGTTTGAAACGGTACTTGTCTCGCTCAAATTCGGCTCTGTCAGCCATGGCCTGCGGGTTTCGATGGTGTGGTTCCTTGCGGCGGTGCCTATCGGGTTTTCGCTGCTGATCCTGCGCCTAGTCCAATCCTTCCTGCGCGATGTCGCAGACCTTCGTGCGGGCAAGCCCGTCTACGAAGGTGACAAACTTTTTGATTGA
- a CDS encoding TRAP transporter substrate-binding protein, translating into MDNELKSASRRNFLKLTTGGAFTAAMVAGAAGTLWSTQAVAQTAKEEQDREAAAEHTMTIATAYVLGASRSYPILQLDLKENIQNATNGKVYVKLAPGGQLGAGGALVQKVQGGTIQAAQHSLANFAAFAPAADLINMPYFCGSNQRFTNLVHSDAWKSDVEANVEAKGFKALFYVVIDPRVVAVRKGGAGAVITPSDLAGVKFRVPGSKMLQQYYKMVGANPTPVAWGETPSAIKQGVADALDPSVGALYVFGFKDILSHVTFTQAVPDSQVFSCNLEWFNSMPADVQEGIMVASEITGHQNLAKVPSARNYAMAELRKSGVEFHSLSDDQLAEWKAAGGYQRSEWDEFKVELAGSMEAFGKLEEAAGTQGRYYVHDA; encoded by the coding sequence TTGGACAACGAACTCAAATCGGCATCACGCCGCAATTTTCTGAAACTGACAACTGGCGGTGCCTTCACTGCGGCAATGGTCGCGGGCGCCGCAGGTACCCTTTGGTCGACCCAGGCTGTGGCCCAGACCGCCAAGGAAGAACAGGACCGCGAAGCCGCCGCAGAACACACGATGACAATCGCCACGGCCTATGTGCTGGGCGCATCGCGCAGCTATCCGATTCTGCAACTTGATCTGAAAGAAAACATCCAGAACGCCACCAACGGCAAGGTCTACGTCAAGCTGGCGCCGGGCGGCCAGTTGGGTGCAGGCGGTGCTTTGGTGCAGAAGGTGCAGGGTGGCACTATTCAGGCTGCGCAACATTCGCTGGCCAATTTTGCCGCGTTTGCACCGGCGGCCGACCTGATCAACATGCCGTATTTCTGTGGTTCGAACCAGCGTTTCACTAATCTGGTGCATTCGGATGCGTGGAAAAGCGATGTCGAGGCAAATGTCGAGGCCAAGGGCTTCAAGGCGCTGTTCTATGTCGTGATCGACCCGCGCGTCGTGGCCGTGCGCAAAGGTGGCGCAGGGGCCGTGATCACGCCCAGCGATCTGGCCGGTGTCAAATTCCGCGTACCGGGATCGAAAATGCTGCAACAGTACTATAAGATGGTTGGCGCAAACCCGACACCTGTGGCGTGGGGCGAAACACCGTCCGCGATCAAGCAGGGTGTGGCAGATGCGCTCGACCCGTCTGTTGGTGCGCTTTATGTCTTTGGCTTCAAGGATATCCTGAGCCACGTGACATTCACGCAGGCCGTACCGGACAGTCAGGTGTTTTCCTGCAATCTGGAATGGTTCAACTCCATGCCCGCCGATGTTCAGGAAGGCATCATGGTCGCCTCGGAAATCACCGGCCACCAGAACCTTGCCAAGGTACCGTCGGCCCGCAACTACGCGATGGCGGAACTGCGCAAATCCGGTGTTGAATTCCATTCCCTGTCCGATGACCAACTGGCCGAATGGAAGGCTGCAGGTGGCTATCAGCGGTCCGAATGGGACGAATTCAAGGTCGAACTGGCCGGATCGATGGAGGCCTTTGGCAAGCTGGAAGAAGCTGCCGGCACCCAGGGGCGCTATTACGTCCACGACGCCTGA
- the hisD gene encoding histidinol dehydrogenase has protein sequence MAREYLKKAKLTAKSDASDVHQTVSTILAEIEEGGDAKALEYAAKFDNYNGPVLLSAEDIAAAADKVPQRLKDDIAFAHDNVRRFAQVQKSTMTDVELEVVPGLIAGQKAIPCQAAGCYVPGGRYSHIASAIMTVTTAKVAGCKHIVACSPPRAGEGIAPAIIYAANLCGADKILSMGGVQGVAAMTFGLFGLPKADILVGPGNQFVAEAKRILFGRVGIDMIAGPTDSLILADATADPFIVATDLVGQAEHGYNSPVWLVTDNRALAEKVMELVPGLIDDLPDVNRENATAAWRDYAEIILCPNREEMAATSDDYAPEHLTVQAADLPWWRDRLQCYGSLFLGEETTVAFGDKASGTNHVLPTSQSAKYTGGLSVHKYMKIVTWQQSTRDGSKPVAEATARISRLEGMEGHARTADARLAKYFPDETFDLTGIE, from the coding sequence ATGGCACGTGAATATTTGAAAAAGGCCAAACTGACGGCCAAATCCGACGCTTCGGACGTGCATCAAACGGTCAGCACGATACTGGCCGAAATCGAAGAGGGTGGGGACGCCAAGGCGTTGGAATACGCCGCCAAATTCGACAACTACAATGGCCCCGTTTTGCTGAGCGCGGAAGATATCGCGGCGGCTGCGGACAAGGTGCCGCAACGCCTGAAGGATGACATCGCATTCGCCCACGACAACGTGCGCCGCTTTGCGCAGGTGCAGAAATCGACGATGACGGATGTCGAACTGGAAGTTGTACCGGGTCTGATCGCGGGGCAAAAGGCGATCCCCTGTCAGGCGGCTGGATGCTATGTGCCTGGTGGGCGTTACAGCCATATCGCCAGCGCCATCATGACAGTCACAACCGCCAAGGTGGCCGGATGCAAGCACATCGTAGCCTGTTCGCCGCCACGCGCGGGTGAAGGTATCGCGCCTGCCATCATCTATGCCGCCAACCTGTGCGGTGCCGACAAGATCCTGTCGATGGGTGGTGTTCAGGGCGTGGCCGCGATGACATTCGGACTGTTCGGATTGCCCAAGGCCGATATTCTGGTCGGCCCCGGAAACCAGTTCGTCGCCGAAGCCAAACGCATACTGTTCGGCCGTGTCGGCATTGACATGATCGCCGGTCCGACCGACAGCCTGATCCTTGCCGATGCAACGGCTGATCCGTTCATCGTGGCCACCGATCTGGTCGGTCAGGCCGAACACGGCTATAATTCTCCGGTCTGGCTGGTGACAGACAACCGGGCGCTGGCGGAAAAGGTGATGGAACTGGTGCCCGGCCTGATTGATGATCTGCCGGACGTGAACCGCGAAAACGCCACCGCTGCGTGGCGCGATTACGCCGAAATCATACTGTGCCCCAACCGCGAGGAAATGGCTGCCACATCGGATGATTATGCACCCGAACACCTGACAGTACAGGCCGCCGATCTGCCATGGTGGCGCGACCGTTTGCAATGCTACGGTTCGCTGTTTCTGGGCGAAGAAACCACTGTCGCCTTTGGCGACAAGGCATCGGGTACGAACCATGTGCTGCCCACATCGCAATCGGCCAAATATACCGGTGGCCTGTCAGTACACAAATACATGAAGATCGTGACATGGCAGCAATCCACCCGCGACGGATCAAAACCTGTCGCCGAAGCGACAGCACGCATTTCCCGACTGGAAGGGATGGAAGGGCACGCCCGCACCGCAGATGCCCGCCTTGCCAAGTATTTCCCCGATGAAACCTTTGATCTGACAGGCATCGAATAA